From the genome of Halarsenatibacter silvermanii, one region includes:
- a CDS encoding type II toxin-antitoxin system PemK/MazF family toxin, producing the protein MADYQWKTFWADLEPTRGSEQAGTRPVLVISSEAVNQALPIVTVLPLTTAGEERKIYPTEALLPGEK; encoded by the coding sequence ATGGCTGATTATCAGTGGAAGACCTTTTGGGCCGATCTTGAGCCAACTCGAGGTTCTGAACAGGCAGGCACCCGTCCAGTATTGGTGATATCTTCAGAGGCAGTAAACCAGGCTTTACCGATCGTGACTGTTCTCCCATTAACCACTGCTGGGGAAGAAAGAAAGATTTATCCTACAGAAGCGCTTTTGCCAGGGGAAAAA